In Actinomycetota bacterium, the following proteins share a genomic window:
- a CDS encoding DUF4330 domain-containing protein, producing the protein MRIVLGMVMTLAMLLTIGCAPSTPTVSPEPVEVQILVRGLMPPTEQSLVVGDEVRISDTGTVLGTISEVNVEPALLALPDNKGVLREARSPILVDVQVTIEGEAALTDQGFKFGEQLVYVNNDLRYGTTAVQFAGLITGIRAADSD; encoded by the coding sequence ATGAGAATAGTACTTGGAATGGTCATGACCTTGGCTATGCTGCTGACGATCGGATGTGCTCCAAGCACTCCGACCGTATCCCCTGAACCTGTCGAGGTTCAGATCCTGGTTCGAGGACTGATGCCACCGACCGAGCAGTCCCTGGTCGTGGGAGATGAAGTTCGCATCTCTGACACAGGAACTGTGCTGGGCACAATATCAGAAGTCAACGTGGAACCGGCGTTGCTTGCGTTGCCCGACAACAAGGGAGTCTTGCGTGAGGCGCGTTCGCCAATCCTTGTGGATGTTCAGGTCACCATCGAAGGAGAGGCCGCTCTGACCGACCAGGGCTTCAAATTCGGTGAACAGCTGGTCTATGTGAACAACGACCTTCGCTACGGAACCACTGCGGTTCAATTCGCGGGGCTGATCACCGGGATCCGGGCCGCGGACAGCGACTGA
- the ahcY gene encoding adenosylhomocysteinase — translation MQHHIKDIALADAGKARIEWADRDMPVLEIIRKRFAAERPLDGIRIAACLHVTTETANLMRTLADGGADVVLCASNPLSTQDDVAAALVHHYGIRTYAIKGEDTETYYAHIDASIEHRPHITMDDGADVVGRIHAEAPEALEDIIGGTEETTTGVIRLKAMARDGALKYPIIAVNEAKTKHLFDNRYGTGQSTLDGVIRATNRLIAGRTVVVSGYGWCGKGVAMRAAGLGADVIVCEVDPLKALEAVMDGYRVMTAVEAAAACDIWITVTGDINVIDVPMFQAMKDGAIICNSGHFNARIEWADRDMPVLEIIRKRFAAERPLDGIRIAACLHVTTETANLMRTLADGGADVVLCASNPLSTQDDVAAALVHHYGIRTYAIKGEDTETYYAHIDASIEHRPHITMDDGADVVGRIHAEAPEALEDIIGGTEETTTGVIRLKAMARDGALKYPIIAVNEAKTKHLFDNRYGTGQSTLDGVIRATNRLIAGRTVVVSGYGWCGKGVAMRAAGLGADVIVCEVDPLKALEAVMDGYRVMTAVEAAAACDIWITVTGDINVIDVPMFQAMKDGAIICNSGHFNVEINIRKLREMAVSVREVRPLVEEFVLADGRVIFVLADGRLVNLACAEGHPANVMDMSFANQALCAEHMVKHAASLAAGVYDVPEEIDVEVAKMKLDAMGIVIDELTEEQIKYLSSWEEGTI, via the coding sequence ATGCAACACCACATCAAGGATATCGCCCTGGCCGATGCAGGCAAGGCTCGCATTGAGTGGGCCGATCGTGACATGCCGGTTCTGGAGATCATCCGCAAGCGATTCGCCGCCGAACGGCCGCTCGATGGCATCCGCATCGCCGCGTGCCTGCACGTGACGACCGAGACCGCGAACCTCATGCGCACACTCGCCGATGGCGGCGCTGACGTCGTCCTTTGCGCGAGCAACCCGCTTTCCACGCAAGACGATGTCGCCGCAGCCCTCGTGCACCACTACGGAATCCGCACCTACGCGATCAAGGGCGAGGACACCGAAACCTACTACGCACACATCGATGCTTCAATCGAGCATCGGCCCCACATCACGATGGACGACGGTGCCGATGTCGTCGGCAGGATACACGCCGAGGCCCCCGAGGCGCTCGAGGACATCATCGGCGGGACCGAAGAGACCACCACAGGCGTCATCCGCCTCAAGGCGATGGCTCGCGACGGTGCGTTGAAGTACCCGATCATCGCGGTCAACGAGGCCAAGACCAAGCACCTCTTCGACAACCGCTACGGCACGGGCCAGTCCACCTTGGATGGCGTGATCCGCGCGACCAACAGGCTGATTGCCGGGCGCACCGTCGTTGTATCCGGCTACGGCTGGTGCGGTAAGGGTGTCGCGATGCGCGCTGCCGGTCTAGGCGCAGACGTCATCGTGTGCGAGGTCGATCCCCTCAAGGCCCTCGAAGCTGTCATGGACGGCTACCGCGTGATGACCGCCGTCGAGGCGGCTGCCGCCTGCGACATCTGGATCACGGTCACCGGTGATATCAACGTCATCGACGTGCCTATGTTCCAGGCGATGAAGGATGGCGCAATCATCTGCAACTCCGGCCACTTCAACGCTCGCATTGAGTGGGCCGATCGTGACATGCCGGTTCTGGAGATCATCCGCAAGCGATTCGCCGCCGAACGGCCGCTCGATGGCATCCGCATCGCCGCGTGCCTGCACGTGACGACCGAGACCGCGAACCTCATGCGCACACTCGCCGATGGCGGCGCTGACGTCGTCCTTTGCGCGAGCAACCCGCTTTCCACGCAAGACGATGTCGCCGCAGCCCTCGTGCACCACTACGGAATCCGCACCTACGCGATCAAGGGCGAGGACACCGAAACCTACTACGCACACATCGATGCTTCAATCGAGCATCGGCCCCACATCACGATGGACGACGGTGCCGATGTCGTCGGCAGGATACACGCCGAGGCCCCCGAGGCGCTCGAGGACATCATCGGCGGGACCGAAGAGACCACCACAGGCGTCATCCGCCTCAAGGCGATGGCTCGCGACGGTGCGTTGAAGTACCCGATCATCGCGGTCAACGAGGCCAAGACCAAGCACCTCTTCGACAACCGCTACGGCACGGGCCAGTCCACCTTGGATGGCGTGATCCGCGCGACCAACAGGCTGATTGCCGGGCGCACCGTCGTTGTATCCGGCTACGGCTGGTGCGGTAAGGGTGTCGCGATGCGCGCTGCCGGTCTAGGCGCAGACGTCATCGTGTGCGAGGTCGATCCCCTCAAGGCCCTCGAAGCTGTCATGGACGGCTACCGCGTGATGACCGCCGTCGAGGCGGCTGCCGCCTGCGACATCTGGATCACGGTCACCGGTGATATCAACGTCATCGACGTGCCTATGTTCCAGGCGATGAAGGATGGCGCAATCATCTGCAACTCCGGCCACTTCAACGTTGAGATCAACATCCGCAAGCTGCGCGAGATGGCTGTCTCGGTGCGCGAGGTGCGTCCGCTCGTCGAGGAGTTCGTGCTCGCCGACGGCCGCGTGATCTTCGTGCTCGCCGACGGCAGGCTTGTGAACCTCGCATGCGCCGAAGGGCACCCAGCCAACGTCATGGACATGTCCTTCGCAAACCAGGCACTCTGCGCCGAGCATATGGTCAAGCACGCTGCGAGCCTTGCAGCTGGCGTGTATGACGTGCCCGAGGAGATCGACGTCGAGGTCGCCAAGATGAAACTCGACGCGATGGGTATCGTGATCGATGAGCTGACCGAAGAGCAGATCAAGTATCTATCTTCCTGGGAGGAGGGCACGATCTAA
- a CDS encoding ComF family protein, which translates to MPPDTCPRCGAPHGALTCTECWEIEFAFTQAACVGSLARPLSRIVTMYKDGGEVRLAQVAAGLLAENLEAWQTWPHAIVAIPASSKAVARRGFDHVELIAQRISDAWAVPSLKPLESSALKDQRLLGRSARKTNTAEAIRVSSDVRLPERILLLDDVITTGATVDAAASALIAAGATEVRVGALARAW; encoded by the coding sequence ATGCCACCCGATACCTGCCCCAGGTGTGGTGCCCCCCATGGTGCCCTGACCTGCACCGAGTGCTGGGAGATCGAATTCGCTTTCACCCAGGCAGCATGCGTCGGTTCGCTGGCCCGACCCCTTTCTCGGATCGTGACCATGTACAAGGACGGGGGAGAGGTGCGTCTTGCGCAAGTGGCTGCAGGCCTGCTGGCAGAAAACCTTGAAGCGTGGCAGACCTGGCCCCATGCGATAGTGGCGATACCGGCTTCGAGCAAGGCGGTAGCCAGAAGGGGCTTCGACCATGTCGAGCTGATCGCGCAGCGGATTTCGGATGCCTGGGCGGTTCCGAGCCTCAAGCCTCTGGAGTCCTCAGCGCTAAAGGACCAGCGACTTCTGGGCAGGAGTGCGCGCAAGACCAATACCGCCGAAGCGATTCGAGTGTCTTCGGATGTTAGGCTCCCCGAGCGGATACTGCTGCTCGACGACGTGATCACTACCGGAGCGACGGTGGATGCGGCCGCCTCGGCATTGATCGCAGCGGGGGCTACGGAGGTGCGTGTCGGTGCACTGGCGCGCGCGTGGTAG
- a CDS encoding AEC family transporter, whose translation MDALGTAGITLGFIGMVAFGWLLRWTGLLSADDAKPLNVLIVYIGLPALVFRSIQTATLERDMVLIAVSAWVVFGVTALVAWGAARLMALSRPVAGGFILTSALGNTAYLGYPMALALFGEEGLSRAIFYDIFGTVGAMLLVGLLIAERFGRSDGRPIRPAREILTFPAVIAVVIALLLQGIEIPVLVSDWLDTFAKLVTPLIMISVGLTLSMGSLREHIRPLMVLSGIRLALAPAAAFIVGSMVLEGAGALDLLVLSAGMPSMMLTLVIGSRFGLDTGFIAAAILMTTTFSVVTIPVMRLLMG comes from the coding sequence ATGGACGCGCTGGGAACTGCCGGGATCACTCTCGGCTTCATCGGGATGGTGGCCTTTGGGTGGCTTCTGCGGTGGACTGGGCTCCTGAGTGCCGATGACGCTAAGCCACTGAACGTCCTGATCGTCTACATCGGCCTGCCGGCCCTCGTGTTTCGGTCGATTCAAACCGCCACCCTGGAGCGGGACATGGTGCTAATCGCCGTCTCTGCTTGGGTAGTCTTCGGCGTAACGGCCCTGGTGGCATGGGGCGCTGCTCGCCTGATGGCTCTGTCGCGACCGGTTGCGGGCGGCTTCATCCTCACGTCGGCTCTGGGCAATACGGCTTATCTCGGCTACCCGATGGCACTTGCCCTTTTCGGCGAAGAAGGGCTTTCTCGAGCAATCTTCTACGATATCTTCGGCACCGTGGGGGCGATGCTGCTAGTTGGCCTACTCATCGCCGAGAGGTTCGGAAGATCGGATGGCCGACCCATCAGGCCGGCACGGGAGATACTCACGTTTCCTGCTGTGATAGCGGTGGTCATTGCGCTGCTGCTGCAGGGAATCGAGATTCCGGTTTTGGTAAGTGATTGGTTGGACACTTTTGCGAAACTGGTTACGCCGCTGATCATGATCTCCGTTGGACTGACTTTGAGTATGGGCAGTCTCCGGGAGCACATCAGGCCGTTGATGGTGCTGTCGGGTATCCGCCTTGCATTGGCTCCGGCGGCGGCATTTATCGTGGGCTCGATGGTGCTCGAAGGCGCGGGCGCCCTCGATCTATTGGTGCTGTCGGCGGGAATGCCTTCGATGATGCTGACGTTGGTTATTGGCTCACGATTCGGCCTGGATACCGGATTCATCGCAGCAGCGATATTGATGACGACTACGTTCTCTGTCGTCACGATCCCTGTGATGCGACTGTTGATGGGCTGA
- a CDS encoding amino acid ABC transporter permease, with amino-acid sequence MHLEALIQWWETNPLTRIFFSFDVMERAVPIIAEAFPVSVTFGLISFLIAIPWGLALAFMKMSKSRLFRWPATVFVDIVRGTPLFMQVMVIYLGIPLIPEYQEFVRANPFLKEPFLFGVDYTVYMRGLFVLSLNSSAYMAEIFRAGIQSIHKGQMEAARSLGMTIPKAMIFVIIPQTVRRLLPTMMNEFILLFKDTALLAAVGINEITQRARQFAAVEFNMSAYVVAAVFYLLLTIPLGRVVAVLEERLERSEGGRSVGRPKREST; translated from the coding sequence ATGCATTTGGAAGCTCTCATCCAGTGGTGGGAAACCAACCCACTCACCCGCATATTCTTCTCGTTCGATGTAATGGAACGCGCCGTTCCCATCATCGCCGAGGCGTTTCCGGTATCTGTCACATTCGGCCTGATCTCGTTTTTGATCGCGATCCCCTGGGGCCTGGCTCTCGCATTCATGAAGATGTCCAAGTCGCGCCTGTTCCGCTGGCCGGCTACCGTGTTCGTTGACATCGTCAGGGGCACCCCGTTGTTCATGCAGGTGATGGTGATCTATCTCGGCATCCCCTTGATTCCCGAATACCAAGAGTTCGTTCGAGCCAACCCCTTCCTCAAGGAACCGTTCCTTTTCGGCGTCGATTACACCGTCTATATGCGAGGACTGTTCGTGTTGTCCCTGAACTCCTCGGCGTATATGGCTGAGATATTCCGCGCGGGGATACAATCCATCCACAAGGGGCAGATGGAGGCGGCTCGCTCATTGGGAATGACGATACCCAAGGCGATGATCTTCGTAATCATCCCGCAGACCGTCAGGCGTCTCCTCCCAACGATGATGAACGAGTTCATCCTGCTGTTCAAAGACACCGCACTGTTGGCGGCTGTCGGCATCAATGAGATCACTCAGCGTGCGAGGCAGTTCGCCGCTGTCGAATTCAATATGTCCGCCTACGTGGTGGCGGCTGTTTTTTACCTGCTACTCACGATTCCCCTAGGTCGTGTCGTCGCCGTCCTCGAGGAGAGACTCGAGCGTTCCGAGGGCGGAAGATCGGTTGGCAGGCCCAAGAGGGAGTCAACATGA
- the mtnA gene encoding S-methyl-5-thioribose-1-phosphate isomerase encodes MAIEDIPRTIWWEDGKVRLIDQSRLPLVGDILECDNHGGVCWAIKGMAVRGAPALGVAAALAIAAWAVNESTDIEDHGAFFAALEEVVETVVSTRPTAVNLAWGAQRMRRLAYDQSDLPLPELREILLQEALAMISQDEKINRVLGENGAELINPESRILTHCNAGSLATAFFGTALGVIFTAHEQGKIEHVWVDETRPVMQGSRLTSWELMMAGIPCALITDNMAAWVMQQGGVDAVIVGADHIAANGDTANKIGTYGLAVLAHEHGIPFYVAAPSSTVNLTISTGAEMVIEQRSEEEVTGVSWAAVFETTNPAEIRAFEALTSEGPHEFSLTRGHKLMVARKGGAFQLDGWARIAPLNVPVYNPAFDITPAKYITAIITERGVARPDFETSLGLMGMGSGALHEVLID; translated from the coding sequence ATGGCAATCGAGGACATTCCCCGCACTATCTGGTGGGAAGACGGCAAAGTCCGACTCATCGATCAGTCGAGGCTTCCGCTGGTCGGCGACATTCTGGAGTGCGATAACCACGGCGGAGTCTGCTGGGCGATAAAGGGAATGGCCGTTCGAGGCGCGCCCGCACTGGGCGTCGCCGCCGCACTCGCGATTGCAGCGTGGGCCGTAAACGAGTCGACTGATATAGAAGACCACGGCGCTTTCTTCGCCGCGCTCGAAGAGGTCGTTGAGACAGTCGTATCCACTCGGCCCACCGCCGTGAACCTTGCTTGGGGCGCACAGCGCATGCGCCGCCTGGCTTACGACCAGTCCGATCTGCCCCTACCCGAGCTGCGCGAGATATTGCTGCAAGAAGCGCTTGCCATGATCTCCCAAGACGAGAAAATCAACCGCGTACTCGGTGAGAACGGTGCCGAGCTCATCAACCCCGAGTCGCGGATACTGACACACTGCAACGCCGGCTCGCTGGCGACCGCATTCTTCGGCACTGCGCTGGGCGTGATCTTCACCGCACATGAGCAAGGCAAGATCGAGCATGTCTGGGTCGATGAGACCCGTCCGGTGATGCAGGGCTCGCGCCTCACCTCCTGGGAGCTCATGATGGCGGGCATCCCGTGTGCGCTCATCACCGACAACATGGCGGCCTGGGTGATGCAGCAGGGCGGAGTCGATGCGGTCATCGTCGGCGCTGATCACATTGCAGCCAATGGCGACACGGCCAACAAGATCGGCACTTACGGACTTGCGGTTCTCGCGCACGAGCACGGGATACCGTTCTACGTTGCGGCTCCATCGTCGACGGTGAACCTGACGATCAGCACCGGTGCCGAGATGGTCATCGAGCAGCGCTCGGAAGAAGAAGTCACCGGCGTCTCGTGGGCGGCCGTGTTCGAGACGACCAATCCTGCAGAGATCCGGGCCTTCGAGGCACTCACCAGCGAAGGACCGCACGAGTTCAGCCTCACACGCGGACACAAACTCATGGTTGCGCGCAAGGGCGGCGCATTCCAGCTCGATGGATGGGCGCGGATCGCACCGCTCAACGTTCCGGTCTACAACCCGGCATTCGACATCACGCCGGCCAAGTACATTACGGCCATCATCACCGAGCGCGGTGTGGCCCGCCCGGATTTCGAGACCTCGCTGGGCCTCATGGGTATGGGCTCGGGTGCCCTGCACGAGGTGCTGATCGACTAG
- a CDS encoding amino acid ABC transporter ATP-binding protein, with the protein MVRIRALRKAFGSLEVLKGVDFEVTKGEVVVILGPSGSGKSTLLRCINRLEEPTSGEIWFEDVMVNDPKTNINKMREHIGMVFQSFNLFPHLTTLGNVMLAQRTVLGRSKDEAQRVAREQLTRVGLADKIDNYPSQLSGGQQQRVAIARSLAMDPHVMLFDEVTSALDPELVRGVLDVMKSLASGGMTMLVVTHEMGFAREVADRVVFMDEGLIVEQGPPAQVFDAPSHERTRDFLGHIS; encoded by the coding sequence ATCGTCCGCATCAGAGCGCTTCGGAAGGCATTCGGATCACTCGAAGTGCTCAAAGGAGTGGATTTCGAGGTCACAAAGGGCGAGGTCGTTGTGATCCTAGGCCCCAGTGGTTCGGGCAAGTCGACGCTACTTCGCTGCATCAATCGACTGGAGGAACCAACCTCCGGAGAGATATGGTTCGAGGACGTCATGGTCAACGATCCCAAGACGAACATCAACAAGATGCGCGAGCACATCGGGATGGTCTTCCAGTCGTTCAATCTGTTCCCGCACCTGACGACTCTGGGCAACGTCATGCTGGCGCAGCGCACCGTCTTGGGCAGGTCCAAGGATGAGGCCCAGCGTGTTGCACGTGAACAGCTCACTCGCGTAGGACTCGCCGACAAGATCGACAACTACCCGTCCCAGCTTTCCGGGGGACAACAACAGCGGGTGGCCATCGCCAGGTCGCTAGCTATGGACCCTCACGTGATGCTGTTCGATGAAGTAACTTCGGCATTGGATCCAGAGCTAGTCCGGGGCGTTTTGGACGTCATGAAGTCATTGGCAAGCGGGGGGATGACCATGCTCGTAGTCACCCACGAAATGGGATTTGCCCGCGAGGTTGCCGACAGAGTCGTGTTCATGGACGAAGGACTGATTGTGGAGCAGGGGCCACCGGCTCAAGTCTTCGACGCTCCGTCACATGAACGTACCCGGGATTTTCTGGGTCATATCAGCTAA
- a CDS encoding basic amino acid ABC transporter substrate-binding protein, producing MGKTRKYLSLVLALMLMATMFGVVGCGTTPEPEPQEPAVEEPADLGTLTPGRIIVGSDTAFPPFQSVVDGEIVGFDVDLMKAVGERIGYEVEFKSYNFDALIAAMQTATEFDMIASAMTITEERAEKIAFSDPYINSNQSLTVDAESAITTVDDLESGDKIGVQSGTTGAMWAQENLVPRGIEIVTYTDILAAFGALQAGDVVAVINDAPISQDIARDPARGMAVVYEIPTDEQYGFGFNLENTALRDAVNGALAEIKEDGTYVEIYERWFGAPPLSIP from the coding sequence ATGGGCAAAACCCGTAAGTACCTTTCATTGGTTTTGGCGCTGATGCTGATGGCGACGATGTTCGGTGTCGTTGGATGCGGAACGACCCCAGAACCGGAGCCACAGGAGCCTGCAGTCGAGGAGCCAGCAGACCTCGGTACGTTGACTCCCGGCAGGATAATCGTCGGCTCCGACACGGCTTTCCCCCCGTTCCAGAGCGTGGTCGATGGCGAGATCGTCGGGTTCGATGTGGATCTTATGAAAGCTGTTGGTGAGCGGATCGGGTATGAGGTCGAGTTCAAGAGCTACAACTTCGATGCGCTCATCGCGGCGATGCAGACAGCCACCGAGTTCGACATGATAGCCTCGGCAATGACGATTACCGAAGAGCGCGCCGAGAAGATTGCATTCTCGGATCCGTACATCAACAGCAACCAGTCCCTGACAGTGGACGCAGAATCGGCGATCACCACCGTCGATGACTTGGAGTCGGGCGACAAGATCGGTGTGCAGTCGGGTACAACTGGTGCTATGTGGGCCCAGGAGAACTTGGTACCCAGAGGGATCGAGATCGTGACCTACACCGACATCCTAGCGGCATTCGGTGCACTCCAGGCTGGTGACGTCGTTGCCGTCATCAACGATGCCCCCATCTCTCAGGACATCGCCAGGGATCCTGCCCGCGGCATGGCCGTAGTCTACGAGATCCCCACCGATGAGCAGTACGGTTTTGGCTTCAATCTTGAGAACACCGCGCTTCGCGATGCAGTGAACGGTGCGCTGGCTGAGATCAAGGAAGACGGCACGTACGTCGAGATCTACGAGAGGTGGTTCGGCGCCCCGCCGCTTTCCATCCCTTAG
- a CDS encoding purine-nucleoside phosphorylase codes for MLNPKAEAIALQAAALCAADALRAAAGDIQPRALVILGSGLHSALAHIEVAASLPFTDVPGIPQPSVEGHSGHFIFGHAGDTPVLVMQGRLHAYEGHSPATLATPIRAARLLGADTLFVTAAAGGIAPGLSAGDVVLLEDHIDLTGSSPLRGPNAEKFGPRFPAMAHAYTPRLRALAHQVAAPLGIDMREGVYAGMRGPAFETPAEARMLRTLGADVVGMSVVPEVISAVHAGMDVLGIALVTNIAASDDAGHEGVLEVAAQKAPALSRLFAGILSRL; via the coding sequence ATGCTGAACCCCAAGGCCGAAGCCATCGCCCTTCAAGCTGCCGCCCTCTGCGCAGCCGATGCTCTCCGTGCCGCCGCCGGCGACATCCAACCCCGTGCGCTCGTGATCCTAGGCAGCGGTCTTCATTCTGCGCTTGCGCACATCGAAGTCGCCGCTTCGCTACCCTTTACCGACGTCCCCGGCATACCTCAGCCCAGTGTCGAGGGTCACTCCGGGCACTTCATCTTCGGTCATGCCGGCGACACTCCGGTGCTCGTCATGCAGGGTCGACTGCACGCATATGAGGGCCACTCGCCAGCCACTCTCGCCACGCCCATCCGGGCCGCCCGCCTACTCGGCGCCGACACACTCTTCGTGACGGCGGCGGCCGGCGGCATCGCCCCTGGGCTTTCCGCCGGCGACGTCGTTCTCCTCGAGGATCACATCGACCTCACAGGCTCAAGCCCGCTTCGCGGCCCCAATGCCGAGAAGTTCGGGCCGCGCTTCCCTGCGATGGCGCACGCCTACACCCCTCGCCTGCGTGCGCTCGCCCACCAGGTCGCAGCCCCGCTCGGGATCGACATGCGCGAGGGCGTCTACGCGGGCATGCGCGGCCCAGCGTTCGAGACGCCTGCCGAAGCCCGGATGCTGCGCACACTCGGCGCCGACGTCGTGGGCATGTCGGTGGTCCCCGAGGTCATCTCGGCGGTTCACGCTGGGATGGACGTGCTAGGGATCGCTCTCGTCACGAACATCGCTGCCAGCGACGACGCCGGCCACGAAGGGGTGTTGGAGGTCGCTGCCCAAAAGGCCCCCGCTCTGTCTCGGCTGTTCGCTGGTATACTGTCACGACTCTGA
- a CDS encoding transporter substrate-binding domain-containing protein produces the protein MRYTRATLVLASICTLALLVGCAPEPEVTQLEPKIEPPLIAEAGVLRVGVDLEHPPFAGVDEGTEAGIDIDVASAVAASLGLELQTVQVTPADAASALEAGRVDVVMSVPLDELATGGFSMAGVYMTDGPAFFVRATDAEELSSGQQDPATLETPAAGTTTPTVTADMLTPFDFSGKRIGAQQESAAYWALYHDLGEGAFTVFPTIREAIEALSAGEIDVVAGGAAVTAYVVRDFDDVVFAGQYGAPTALGVAVAPDAEELGNELRSVLEDLAAGGAIEAIRTTWAGTFPRLAIPR, from the coding sequence ATGAGGTATACAAGAGCAACTCTGGTATTGGCGTCGATTTGCACGCTGGCACTACTCGTCGGCTGTGCGCCCGAGCCTGAAGTTACGCAGCTCGAGCCAAAGATCGAACCACCCCTGATTGCCGAAGCGGGTGTGCTTCGAGTCGGTGTCGACCTTGAGCATCCGCCGTTCGCCGGAGTCGATGAGGGCACAGAGGCGGGCATCGACATTGATGTGGCGTCCGCTGTGGCGGCGAGTCTCGGTCTTGAGCTGCAGACGGTGCAGGTAACGCCTGCAGATGCCGCTTCGGCTCTGGAGGCGGGACGCGTTGACGTGGTGATGTCCGTTCCGCTCGACGAGCTGGCCACCGGTGGCTTCAGCATGGCCGGCGTCTACATGACCGACGGCCCCGCATTTTTCGTAAGGGCCACCGATGCCGAGGAGCTCAGCAGCGGGCAGCAGGATCCTGCCACGCTGGAGACTCCGGCAGCCGGAACGACGACACCTACCGTAACCGCTGACATGCTCACTCCTTTCGATTTCTCTGGCAAGAGAATAGGAGCCCAGCAGGAGTCGGCTGCGTATTGGGCGCTCTACCACGATCTCGGCGAGGGTGCCTTCACAGTTTTTCCCACGATTCGTGAGGCGATAGAGGCCCTGTCTGCAGGCGAGATCGATGTCGTTGCCGGAGGTGCAGCGGTCACCGCATATGTTGTCCGTGACTTCGATGATGTCGTCTTCGCAGGCCAATACGGTGCGCCGACTGCTTTGGGTGTTGCCGTTGCACCCGACGCCGAAGAGCTCGGTAACGAACTCAGGAGCGTGTTGGAGGATCTTGCGGCAGGTGGCGCCATAGAGGCGATCCGGACCACCTGGGCCGGAACCTTCCCACGCCTGGCTATCCCCAGATGA
- a CDS encoding glycosyltransferase translates to MSRQQPKPLKLLVISGLWPAAPAAVFGGFVARHVSALRFAGAQVTVVANTDPRAGKAAAAAKYSSLLARAIVAAAVGRGRYDAVVGHYLYPAAAIARIAARVAGAPYALVSHGTDATSVTRGDTIARASRAAVGSAGLVVAVSSALEGYLRESGTLPASVPSAVVNMGFDSDVFRPDPQARERLGIPADERVVLFVGNLTQGKGVDVLLEAFLRLRERDSADRLVFIGAGPSDFMTPAVAAAHFERAGRTDAHGRIAFPGAVDQATLASWMAAADVLALPSRNEGLGLVLLEAMACGTPCVGTRVGGIPEVLTAPACGRIVPPEDPDALAAALEEVVGLGRNHFEAACIANAAPHDSKAKAAQFLAALERMLP, encoded by the coding sequence ATGTCGCGCCAGCAGCCCAAGCCCCTGAAGCTCCTCGTGATCAGCGGCCTGTGGCCGGCCGCGCCAGCCGCCGTCTTCGGCGGCTTCGTCGCGCGCCACGTGAGCGCGCTACGCTTTGCCGGCGCACAAGTCACCGTCGTGGCCAATACCGACCCTCGCGCCGGCAAAGCCGCAGCCGCCGCCAAGTATTCCTCGCTGCTTGCACGCGCTATCGTGGCGGCGGCTGTAGGCCGCGGCCGGTACGACGCTGTCGTGGGCCACTACCTCTATCCGGCCGCGGCCATAGCGCGCATCGCGGCGCGCGTCGCTGGCGCGCCCTACGCGCTCGTGTCGCACGGCACCGATGCAACCAGTGTGACTCGCGGCGACACGATCGCTAGGGCGTCGCGCGCGGCCGTGGGGAGCGCCGGGCTGGTGGTCGCGGTCTCCTCGGCGCTCGAGGGCTACCTCCGCGAGAGTGGGACGCTTCCTGCGTCAGTGCCCTCTGCGGTCGTGAACATGGGCTTCGACTCCGACGTCTTTCGCCCCGACCCGCAAGCTCGCGAGCGACTGGGCATCCCTGCTGACGAGCGCGTCGTGCTCTTCGTCGGCAACCTCACGCAGGGCAAAGGCGTCGACGTGCTGCTAGAGGCGTTCCTCCGCCTGCGGGAGCGCGACTCGGCGGACCGCCTAGTGTTCATCGGCGCGGGTCCGTCCGACTTCATGACCCCTGCGGTCGCCGCCGCTCACTTCGAGCGCGCCGGCCGCACTGACGCCCACGGGCGCATCGCGTTCCCCGGCGCTGTCGACCAGGCCACGCTCGCTTCGTGGATGGCCGCAGCCGACGTGCTCGCGCTGCCCAGCCGCAACGAGGGCCTCGGCCTTGTGCTGCTCGAAGCTATGGCGTGCGGCACTCCGTGCGTCGGCACGCGAGTCGGGGGCATCCCCGAGGTCTTGACGGCACCGGCCTGCGGTCGGATCGTGCCACCGGAGGATCCCGATGCGCTCGCCGCTGCCCTCGAAGAGGTCGTGGGCCTCGGCAGGAATCACTTCGAAGCCGCGTGTATCGCCAATGCCGCGCCTCACGACTCGAAGGCCAAGGCCGCACAGTTCCTCGCCGCGCTCGAAAGGATGCTGCCCTGA